The Fulvia fulva chromosome 11, complete sequence genome segment CTATCCTGCTCGCTAATGATAGTGGCTCACCTGCGACACTTGCCCTGGAACCCAAGGCCAGCAATCCCCAATTCAGAGCGCGGATAGTCTTCGAGAAGTTGCTCAACATGATCATCGACAAGGGTACAAGCTTTGCGGCCTTATGTCAGACTTTACAAATTTCTCTGCCCGTGCTGCACACTCTGGACAAGCTAGAAACCGCGCATCTGTCTCCAAAGGACACGTTCATTCATATCCGGCATCCGACACTTTATACGATCGAGTACAGGGCACCATTGCCAGCTTTGAATATCAACATCTTGATGCAAGACAGGAGAACAAGCAACGGTCTCGTCCGAGCTTGGAGTATATCTACGAGCCTTCCAAAGGACGGAATCTCGGCTTCTGCTGTTGGCAAAGCGCTCGTGGAGCTGTCGAAGTTTCAGGGTGATTCTTGGCATGGGCTGGGAGACGGATCCTTTGTGGCCTTGCTGAAAGGCGCCGCCAAAGCCATCGAGCAGATTGATCAGACTGTGCGAAGCTCTGCGAATGCAGCCACAACCGCAACTACGAACGCCACGAGACAGGGCGAAGCATCTCATGCTGCACCGAAGCCGCAGGCGCCGGCACAACAGAAGTCTCTACCCAATACTGGGTCTACCAGTGCGAAGACGGCAACGAGCGCCAAGGGTGGCGCGAAGGGCAACGTCCCGACGACAAATGGCAGACCTGCACCTAAGCCCAATGTCACGAGAGTTAAGAACGAGATCATTGAGCTTGACTAGAAGTTGGGGCAGACTACTACATCTCAACACCATTCCGCGATGGAGCACAGGGAACGAACCGAGCTCAACCTGCATTCGGGAGAAAGCCAAATGCATATTCCAATGGAGCCCGACAGTTCAAACATCGAAGAGGCAGTTGAGCAGCTCGACTAGTGGTCGGGCAAACAATTGACAACCGCTGCATGGGAAGAGTTGGACGATCGCCAGAGAAAAAGTCTACCGGAGACGCATAGATGCCCGGTGTACTATCGACACCAGGTTACGGAAAGCGCTCGGTCTGTAGCGATTCTCTGGGAAGTTCGCAAAAATCACGTCGTTTTCAAGCCGACGTACTTTATGCGTGATCACGTTAAGGTGTGGCGGGACTGGGGCATCAACGTCACGAAGCCCGAAGCACATGCGCAAAGGAATGTCGCAATGGGCATCTTCGGCATTCGTGCATTTGACAAAGCGCCTCCACAAGATGGCTCGTTGGGACCGTTCCAGATCAATGACCGGGGGACCACTGCGATTCGCCAGCGCCTGTTGAAGAGTGTATGGGCAGAGGAGTGGGAAGTGTTCCCTGGAGCCCCCGAGCTCGTCTTGGGGAGGGCCCGAGTGTGAGTGATGTCAGCGTTTCAGCCGTGATACTCGGATCGTGGGTGTTTTCTGCTATTGCTTTTTAGCGTAGGCGTTGGACATTGGGAATGGTAAATCACAGCTGGGTCAGGCTGGATACGTGAGGAGACGGACGGGTCTTATTGTTCGCTGTACTGATATGCGCAGAAGAGACTTATGATACCACAGATCGCAAAGATAGAAATCGAAACCTTTGGATAATGCCCCGTTCGCGTTCGGTGTCCAGACTGCTCAGGTGATGTGTCAGGACTTCAGCGGTGCTTGTCTGGGCTGAGGTTGACGAGTCGTGACTTTCGTCTTGACTGCGAACATATTGCCATCGTCTTCGTGAATGTGGAAAGCCCGCGAGACGCTGGTTCAGACCATTACGCACTAAGCCTCTCCCGGCGGATAAGGGGTCTGGCCAGTCTCAAGCGCGGCTTCCAAGTTCGCGATTAACGCGTGAGACAACACCAACAACATACACAAAGCGCGTCAAGAACAAGCATGACAAACCGTGCCAAGCGACGGTCCTCACCCTCGAAAACACTTCGATATACTCGGCTGTCGACTTGAAAGCAGTCTTGAGCGCGCCTGCCACGTGGTAAGAACAGCATGCCGTTCGATACGGAAAACGGACAGACTTTCCACGAGACGACAATGCGTGTAAGACGTAGACGCTGTAAGTGCCTCCAAGGGATGTTTCGTCGAGGTGTCCAGCCTCCTTCAATCGAAGAGCGCCATGTCAGTCGCTCGCTTCAAGACATGGCAGTGCGAACTCTGCTGCGTAACTTGGGCTTGCTCAATGGGGACGCCCTGCGCCCACTACCTACACACCTCTTGGCGCGCCTCTGGTCTACAATCAAGTACTATCTCCTCGATAGCGTCCATTTATGGCGGCTCTTCGCCTCGATCGGCGGTCTGGAACTTGGGAGCAAGCGGTGGAATCAAAAACAGATTGATTGCCGGCGCCACGGGCTCAAGGATAGCATCAAATGGGCCACCAGCACATCGATCCAGTGGATGACGAACTTGACTGTCTCCGAGCTCGACTGTTCTGTCGACGAAATGATGTACATCCAGCAGATGCCCAACCTCCGGAATTTGGTCATTCAAGCTGGAGAATATCTCAAGAGTCACCTCTCCGATTCTATCTTGCGCGAGTGGGCACATTCGTCCAAAAGGTATGGTACTCTGAGCCATCTTCAAACCATGTTCATCGCAAGGCAGAACATCACGAGCTGGTGTCTCCAGTACCTCAATCATTTCCCAAGCCTCGACACATTCTGTGCGTACCGTTGCAATTATGGAGCGCGGGATACAGTGAGTAAAATAGCAGACCAGGAGGGCTGGTCTTTGGACAAACGGTTCGTCAATAATTCTTCGAGATCATGTAGCTTTTTCTGACAGACTTCAGCGGTGGCACGTTCCATGCGACGGTGAAACGCTTGAGCAAACATTGCCAGCCTGGATACAAGTTGATTCACCTGGGTTCCAGCTACACAGAACATCGACAATTGACCAAGAAGTCGTCAATCAACAGTCTTCCGCATCTTCAGCTCAACTTTGGCAATGCTGGCAAGAAGCCGAAACCATCAATGCTGCACTTCTCGATTGCAGACCCTAAATTCTTTTGCTTCGAGCGGAACTGGGAGCACAGGTTGTCAGCCGCGGGTGTCACCACTGTAGACATGGAGCAAGGGCCTGCCGTCCATCAAGAGAAGCCCGCCAAGCGTCGGCGTCGAGAGGTGAAGGCCAGCAAAAGCATAAGTCTTCCACAGCACATCTTCTTCGACGACTGAGTACAGCAGATCAAGCACTCTTGGCTTCTCAGCCGCTCCGAAGCATTTCGCCGTCGAGATACTACTACCAAGCAACGAGAGCGACCCGTCGACCGGATTGAGAGCTTTCTCGTCAACACTGAAGACATGTTACTATGATGCCATCGAGGCGTTCGATCAGTATTCAAGCCTGCGCCCGTGCACCAGTCCAGTCAGACGATGCGTGGAGCATTGTTCCATGGGCGACGCCACAACCTTCGAGGCCTCCTATCAGGATCCCTACATGTGTCCACACGTGTCCACGACGCCCAGGGCGGATGACCACCGAATACACCATCCGAGAATCGACCTGTCAATTCTTCCGTGGACCCAGGCGTAGCGGGTACCGCTATCTGGACATCAAGGAGACAAGCGACACAAGATGTCACGTAGCGTGGCGCACATCTGGCTGTTTCGCAGTCGGATCTGGTATATGCAGCTACTGACGAGATCCAATGGCTCCTTCATCAATCTCAATACAGGTCCCTGTCTAGTCTCATGTAGTGTACAGATCGATCCCGGCTCATGAGCGGCATGCCTCAACGATAGGACTCTGCCCTTCCGGAGCTTTCTTCGACGACGTTCCTACGATGATTCATGATGTGCATCCGTTAATATGACAGAACCACGTAGTCAGGCTTTGAGCCCAATATTTCGGAAGTTCGGAAGCGCGATCTCAAGCTTAGAACTATCAACTAAACTGGGGCTTGCATTTAAGACTGCATCACACTGATGCTATGGAGCATCTGAGACTGTTGCAAGCTTGTCGGACAGTCCTCCGCGCAGCTAACTTTCGGATGCTTTGCCGTGCATGTGAAAGAACGGCTCTGGCGCGGGACGCATGCTGATTATGCCTTGCATGAAGATATCACACTATCTTCTGGCGTTCCAAGATCGTCGTCGGTCATATCTCCGGGACGGAAGCAGATCCATACGATGAGTTGACTAACATCTCACTTTGTCGTTTCGCTTTCCTCAAGCGTTGTCAAGGAATCGTTGAGACATAATAATGGGTCTGCTTACTCTCTTCGCCACAGGCATTGGTGTTTGTAAACACTCATCTGGAATGAAGGTACGTCCAAACTAGCAACTGACCATGTGCATAGCCCGAGCAACGGACATACTATGGACGAAAAGGAAACACGTTGGAAAGACAGATGAAGCGTTGCAACAGGGACTGGATTTCCTGCTACAATACACGGCCATTATTCAGCACTTGAATCGGGCATCTATTATGCTATTATCCTCCAAAACGCTGCATGTTTTGGTTGACATCAACCTCGTTGCGCCATCTCCAGCCGTAACATCCATCAATCCATTCTTCTTTCATCTGCGAGTAAGACTTCGCAGTGCTCATAAAGACGCTTTCCACCAATGAAGTAGACAACTTCACTTGCTCTAGATCGAGAGAAACAAGACATTTACATGCATGCGGCACCATCAATGCCAATAACCTTGCCGTTCACCCATTCACCATCCTGAGATGCCAGGAAGCAGACAACGCGGGCAATGTCGATTGGCTGGCCAACACGCTGCATTGGGGACCATGTCTTGGCGTACTGTACACATTGTTAGCTGAGCCACGTGGAAAGAGGTGATGGATGGTTTGCGCTTACCTCATCGACCTGGTCGTCGCTGAGCTTGTCACCGTTTGGAATGTACTCGCGGCACACAGCGTGGTACATATCAGTCTTGATACCACCTGGCGCAACGCAGTTGACAGTGATCTTCTTGTCACCACAGTCGATAGCCATGCATCGGACGAAAGTCTCAATGGCACCCTTGGATCCGGAGTAGACAGTGTGCTTTGGCACACCCTTGGCCTGACCAGTGATGGAACCCATGAGGATAATGCGACCACCAACGCTCAAGTGCTTGTATGCCTCGCGGGCAACGAAGAACTGGCCACGGGTGTTGATGCGGAACACACGGTCGAACTCCTCCTCGGTGACGTCCTTCAGGTGTCCGAAAGAGACAACGCCAGAGTTGGAGCAGACAATGTCGAGCTGGCCGTAGTGCTCAACAGCCTGGTCCATGAGCTTGGTGGTCTGCGCGACATCACCGACATCAGCCTTGAAAGCGATAGCGTCGCCGCCGTTCTTCTTGATCTGGTCGACAACTTGGTTGGCCGCTTCGGCGGAGTTGGCGTAGTTGACGACGACCTTTGCACCGCGGCGGGCGAGCTCTGTTGCCATGGCGGCACCGATGCCACGGCCGGAGCCAGTGACGAGGGCGACCTTGCCATCCAGGCGGGAGGTCTCGACCGCTTGGGATGCAGACATTGTTGTGGGTAAGGTTGGGTTGAGGAAGTGGGCTGTGAGTGCGTTGTACTTTGCGATTGCTCCGAGGGGGTCAATGGAGAGTCTTTTTGGCTCGTTGGTGGAGGTGTCGGCAGTGTTGTTGGACATTGTTTGAAGGATAGCGGAGAGGAAGGGATTGATATATCAATGAGATGTACCTTTAACTTCCACCACGATACGTTGGGGTTGACAGGGAGACATGCTACAGCTACCATAC includes the following:
- a CDS encoding putative tetrahydroxynaphthalene reductase — translated: MSNNTADTSTNEPKRLSIDPLGAIAKYNALTAHFLNPTLPTTMSASQAVETSRLDGKVALVTGSGRGIGAAMATELARRGAKVVVNYANSAEAANQVVDQIKKNGGDAIAFKADVGDVAQTTKLMDQAVEHYGQLDIVCSNSGVVSFGHLKDVTEEEFDRVFRINTRGQFFVAREAYKHLSVGGRIILMGSITGQAKGVPKHTVYSGSKGAIETFVRCMAIDCGDKKITVNCVAPGGIKTDMYHAVCREYIPNGDKLSDDQVDEYAKTWSPMQRVGQPIDIARVVCFLASQDGEWVNGKVIGIDGAACM